The Rhodoluna lacicola genome includes the window GGTTTATTGGTCCCTTCGCCGGATCGCAACTCTTGCAGTTCATGGATTGGCGTGGAGTTAGCGCAATCTTGGCGACCTACGCGATCTTGATGTTAATTGCCGCAATTAAGTTCTTGCCAGAAACGCTAAAACATGAGGATCGCCGCGATCAGATATTCGCCGGCATGGCCATGCGATTTGTACATGTGCTGAAGGATCGAATTTACGTTGGCCTAGTGATCATTTCTATGCTCAACGGCATTTCTCTTTGGGCCTACCTTGTGGTGACGCCATTCGTGCTAACCAATCAGTATGGCCTTAGCCCGGCTGAATTTGGTTTGTTGCTCACGATGAATTCTTTTGGCGCATATCTTGGCGTGCAGGTTTCTTCAAAGCTTGCGCAGCGAGTCCCTGCGCAATGGATTTTGGTTGGGCTACATGTGGTGAGTGTGGTTATCGGCGTTGTGCTTTTGGTGTTGTCAGCCGGCAATCCACCGCTTTGGCTAGTTGCCGGTTTGGTTTGGTTGTTCGTGTTCTTCTTTGGCATGACCGTGACACCTATTGGTGCACTCTCACTTGCACCGCACGGAAACGAAGCTGGCACCGCCGCCTCACTGTTGGCCGTGCTGGGATCCCTCGCCACAGCAATTGCCGGACCGTTTTACACAACCCTGTCGAAGCAAAACATGAGTGGAGTTGGACTAACCATCGCCGCGGCCCACGCTCTTGCACTATTGACGATGGTAACAATTGTTAATCCAAGAAAAGTGCCAACCCTAAAGTAATAGTCTGTTGTCATGGCTCGCGTATTGATAATGCACGGTTGGACAAACCGCAGACAAGAAAACACTTGGCACCGGATTCTCACCGCTGCACTTCGCAAGCAGGGTCACCA containing:
- a CDS encoding multidrug effflux MFS transporter, producing the protein MSSPSISQRERWKYILIIGGLQTLQPFSLDPYLPSGPIIARGFDVPESLIQLTLSALTLGFALGQLIAGPLSDSIGRRRPMLIGSVLYVLASFLVALAPNIELFFASRFIQGVAGAAVLVVGNAVLRDLYDGLPLLKIMGRVLLIQALAWFIGPFAGSQLLQFMDWRGVSAILATYAILMLIAAIKFLPETLKHEDRRDQIFAGMAMRFVHVLKDRIYVGLVIISMLNGISLWAYLVVTPFVLTNQYGLSPAEFGLLLTMNSFGAYLGVQVSSKLAQRVPAQWILVGLHVVSVVIGVVLLVLSAGNPPLWLVAGLVWLFVFFFGMTVTPIGALSLAPHGNEAGTAASLLAVLGSLATAIAGPFYTTLSKQNMSGVGLTIAAAHALALLTMVTIVNPRKVPTLK